Part of the Spinacia oleracea cultivar Varoflay chromosome 5, BTI_SOV_V1, whole genome shotgun sequence genome, ttttgaacgtttgacctcattagttccttcatgagttatttgaaggagatcccagatttgctttgcgctcttgcaccccataactctgttatgttcatgaggtccaaggccgcaatgcaagattttcacagccattgcattgatttcaaatttctcaaaatcttccttagtaaattcagacatgggtttaggaactacctcattttgagcatttgtcattgttacctcgaaatcaccgacttctatgactcgccagacttgatagttctctgccttgatatagatctccatcctgttcttccagtaggtgtagaacttcccgttgaacattggaggtctttgagtggaataaccttcctcgagtttctcgtaagcgttcatactttccaggaactttttctcaacagggtttcctgtatttttgtgagatcctgctctgataccaactgatagttcagtaggaacacttgacaagagggggggtgaattgtttcttgggaacttgagtaagtttcttgcggaatttaaacaataaagagactgagaacaatgagcgaagaaagatataaaacggaggaaccttcttgaccctaatcaagaagaacctcactactcttttgtattaatgcaataactctattacaaatacactctttaactcgagttcctctcgaacacgagttccccacagcaatccccttcgattactgtgctactctttctctctctgacttaactctaagtcgctccttttctctttgacttaactctaagtcgctgtttctctctttgactaaactcttagtcgctctttctctctttgacttaactctaagtcactcaaggatcactcaatccttaaacccaaaatacaatatgatagatagattctagtacgtaataaagcttataataataaggaactcaaggaacactctattttgccaactgattcttttaaaacgtttaagctctttaagatagattttgtagaaatcagttgtgttttgaaaagccaaaactcttctccttttataggagagttttacttagggttgggtacccatgttctcctcaactacccactaacagttactgctcagtaacatgggcatagttggagagaaacaagggagaccaaatcaaaacactaaatgtacgttaaacagaaatacgtggggagagtttcaaggaacatggaaaatcttttacttgagaaacaaggataataaatcagaatcctatgtttcatttattaattaaattcattttatttattaaaaagattttccaagttaaaactcttttataattacagttaacatatttcatttaaaacgtaccaaaatacttaggttcctttcgttccaaattacgtataaacaatattaaatacttacataaatcctaaacataaactcatatgttgtagtcttcatgttgcacctttagaagcttcactcgaaaacttcccaatttgttccttctctggaacatcgaggatccacataatatatgaggatctcgccttaggaactcgcctaaggatctcgccttgcttaatgattatttcttcaatgtagtgtctgacatgggtcaattacttgcttatattccacgttgcttagtttatccaactcaggatctccttaacttagcattatccctctaaggatctcggaacctattatgcaacataacttaaccaattgtcaggagtttgctttgtcatcatcaaaactttagggtcaacaatgtATTAATATGGTTGACAAAGGCGGTCCTTGTGCCATGCCTAGAATTCTACAAATAGCAGTGTACATTGATACAtactagacctggttatcgggcggggcgggtcagggtcggtgcgggtcaaaagagggtcgggtattgaaagggtcatttttagcgggtcgataatgggcgggtcaaaagcgggtcgcgggtcattagggggtcattagtgggcgggtcaataaacgagcaatgaaaaatgaaaaacaaaagagccatgtgcaagtacaagtaaatacgaagctatacacgtaattttttgtatcattactattttaattttcaaaataattgtagtataagtttgaccctataatgaccctgtccaataaaggccctgtccaataagagccctgtccaataaaaaccctattaacttgaccctaaccctatatccattggactaccctgtccaataaccaggtctaataCATACTACGCAGTACAGAAACTGTCTGGTAGGCTGGTAGCTACAGGATAGAAACTGTCTGACTATTGATTAAACAAAAATTGCCAGGAAACTCATATTAATTTAGTCTTGTTTAAGATTAAGATCATCTTCTTTGTTTGGGTTAGCAACTGCATTCTTTTCAGCTTCTTCAATGGCTTTCAAGATCTCCCCTCTCTTAGTTTCTAAATCGCGCATCTTTGtgttgagtttctcgagctTGAGCTTAAGTTTTGATGGATCATTCTTATCTTCAgggttctttttcttcttcttttctttctcttcatGTTTATCATCATCACCTTCTCCCTTTTCCTTGCTTTCCttgtctttctttttcttcttctccttgacTTTCTCTTCTGTTACTTTCTCCTCGGCTTTCTCTTCGAATTTTTCCTCCCCTTCCTGGTGTTTCTGCTTAATCTCCTCCTCTGTTCCTCCCATGATTATATAAAAAAGAAAGTATTTGAATTGATTATTGTAGATAATTCTTTTTGGTTATGTATTAGTTTTTATCTCTATTATTGGTTAACAACATTTATAGAGAGTTGCCAAATAATCAATGGCCTTAAACTAAGCTTGTCCCTGAAAATGTGAATGACCTCTGGTTTCTTGTTCATGTCCACCTGTGGTATGCAATTTGCTTATTCTGAAACTTACAATTAAGGGCTGTAAGCTGTACCATTTCACTGTAAAATTGTTAAATCATCGGTTTAAGAAACCGAGATTAATATTTTACCATCAATCACGACTATGGTGCACCTTGCACGGTTGCACCTAGCCACCTAGGAGTATGCGATGGCATAAAGCATTgtactagacctgatcaaaagacAAGCTGGGCCATGACC contains:
- the LOC110790509 gene encoding protein MNN4; amino-acid sequence: MGGTEEEIKQKHQEGEEKFEEKAEEKVTEEKVKEKKKKKDKESKEKGEGDDDKHEEKEKKKKKNPEDKNDPSKLKLKLEKLNTKMRDLETKRGEILKAIEEAEKNAVANPNKEDDLNLKQD